AGGATCAGGATCATCGTGCCGGCGAACTCACCCATCAGCTCGCCGAACAGTCCACCAACTTTGAATCGTGCGGCCATGCTCCCTCCTTCGTCCGATGCCAACCGACGCTCGCGTCGGTCTGGCGGGGGACGCGGGGCTGCGGCGTGGCCCAGGTGGCGCCTGACGGCGTCCGCGGAAAGGCCACATACAACACCGGTATGCGACCTTTCCGCGGCCGACGCCAGCCACCACCTGGACCTCGCCTCGCACCCACGTCCCCCGCCAGACCGACGCTAGGAACGCCGGTGGCCGGGAGCAACGAACAGCGGTCGGCATTGTCGAACATCAATTACGGCGGGTCGTAGCACGGTCGCATAGAGTGCGAAACATGCCGGGAACCGTGCAGTCCATCGAGCGAGCGGCCGCGATCCTGCGGATGCTCGCCGGCGGGCCGGGCCGGCTCGGGCTCAGCGAGATCGCCCGCTCCCTCGACCTGGCCAAAGGCACCACGCACGGGATCCTGCGCACGCTTCAGGGGGTCGGCTTCGTCGAGCAGGACCGGGTGTCCGGGCAGTACCAGCTCGGTGCCGCCCTGCTGCACCTGGGGACCAGCTATCTGGACATCAACGAGCTGCGGTCCCGCTCGATCAACTGGGCGGATCCGCTGGCCGCGCGCAGCGGGGAGGCGGTCCGGATCGGGACCGTGTACGAGGGGCAGGTGCTCGTCGTGCACCACGTGTTCCGGCCGGACGACACCTTCCAGACCCTGGACGTGGGGGCCTTGCTGCCGTTGCACGCCACGGCGCTCGGGAAGGTGCTGCTGGCGTACCGGGCGGGCGTCCTCGATCCGGACCTGCCGGCCTACACCCGGAAGACATTGGTCACGTCACGCGAGCTCGGTGCGGCCCTGGAGCAGATCCGGGCGTGCGGCTGGGGCGCCGACGTCGAGGAGCACATCCTCGGCGAGGCCGCGGTCGCCGCACCGATCCGCGGTTACGGCGGGCTGGTGATCGGCGCCATCGGCGTCTCCGGACAAGTCGAACGGATCTGCGACAGCCACTACAAACCACGCCCGCACCTGGTCACCGGCGTGCGGGACGCGGCCCGGGCGATCTCCAGGGATTTGGGAGCGGCCCGGCCATAGGAGGGACACGGACATGTCCGAGCGCTACGTGGTCGCGATCGACCAGGGCACCACCTCGACCCGGTGCATCGTGTTCGACCGGCACGGGCGGCTGGTCTCCCTGGCCCAGCAGGAGCACAAGCAGCACTTCCCGAAACCGGGCTGGGTGGAGCACGACGCCATGGAGATCTGGCGCAACGTGGAGCGCCTGGCGCCGCGGGCGCTGCGCCGGGCCGGAATCACCCTCGACCAGGTGGCCGCGGTCGGCATCGCCAATCAGCGGGAGACCACGGTGATCTGGGACCGGCTGACCGGCGTCCCGATCGGGCGCGCGATCATCTGGCAGGACACCAGGACCGACGCGCTCGTTCACGACCTCGCGTCGCGGTCACTGGCAGCTCGTATTTCTGATATCTCCGGTTTGCCGCTGGCGACGTATTTTTCCGGGCCGCGACTGCGCTGGATGCTCGATCACACGCCCGGCCTCCAGCAGCGGGCGGAGCGCGGTGAGGTGCTCTGCGGGACCATGGAGACCTGGCTGATCTGGAACATGACCCGCGGCGCGCACGTCACCGACGTGACCAACGCCAGCCGCACCATGCTGCTCGACGTGCACACCCTCGACTGGTCACCGGAGGCGCTCGACTTCTTCGGGATCCCCCGCGCGATGTTGCCGGAGGTCAGGGCTTCGATCGGCGCCTTCGGCACCGCTTCGGAGGCATTTCCCGGGGTACGCATCGGCGCCGCCCTCGGTGATCAGCAGGCCGCCCTGTTCGGCCAGACCTGCTTCACCTCCGGCGAGGCCAAGTGCACGTACGGCACCGGGAGCTTCCTGCTGCTCAACACCGGTCACGAGCTGATCCGGCCGGGGCACGGGCTGCTCAGCACGGTCGCGTACCAGGTCGCCGGCTCCCCGGCCAGTTACGCCCTGGAGGGCTCGATCGCGATCACCGGCTCGCTGGTCCAGTGGTTCCGCGACCAGCTGGAGCTGATCTCCAGTGCCCCGGAGATCGAGACGCTGGCCCGGACGGTCGCGGACAACGGCGGGTGCTACATCGTGCCGGCGTTCTCCGGGCTGTACGCGCCGCACTGGCGATCCGAGGCGCGCGGGGTGATCGTGGGGCTGACCTCGTACATCACCAAGGGGCATCTGGCCCGCGCGGTCCTGGAGGCGACCGCCTGGCAGACCCGCGAGGTGGTCGACGCGATGAACGCGAACTCCGGCCTGGCCCTGAAAACCCTCAAGGTCGACGGCGGGATGACCGCGGACAACCTGCTGATGCAGATGATCGCGGACGTCCTGGACGTGCCGGTGGTCCGGCCGCTGGCGGTGGAGACGGTCTCGCTCGGCGCGGCCTACGCGGCCGGGCTGGCCGTCGGATACTGGCCGGATTTGGACGGCCTGCGCCGCAACTGGCACATCGCCGGCCAGTGGATGCCGGCCATGGACCCGGATCTGCGCAAGACCGAGTACGCCAACTGGCAGCGCGCCGTGGAACGCACCTTCGACTGGATCCAGCCCGCGGCCGACTAGCGTGGCGGCATGAAAGCGGTCGACGAGTTCGGCGACCGGCTGGCGGCCGCCGGCTGGGCGACCGACCTGCTGGTCGCCGGGTCCCTCGCGACCGGCGACTACATACCCGGCGTCAGCGACCTCGACCTGGTCGCGATCGTGCCGGCGGTCCCCGATCCGGCCCGGATCGCCGCGATGCACGCCGGCGTCGACCCGGCGCTCAACCTGGGCTGCGTCTACGTGTGCGCGGACCGCCTCGGCGACCTGGCCGCCGAGCATCCGACCTGGACGCACGGGATGCTGGTGCGGCGGATCCTCTCCGGCGTCACCCGGGCCGAGCTGGTCCGGCACGGCTATCCGATCTTCGGCCGGGCGCCGGGCGAGCTGCTGCCCCCGATGAGCGACGACGACATCCGCGCCGCGGCCCGGGCCGAGCTCACCGGTTACTGGGCGTGGGCCGCCCGCCGCCCGTGGATCTTCCGGGACCCGGTGCTCGCCGACCTGAGCCTCACCTCGATGGCTCGTGGCCGGCACGCCCTGCGGCACGGCACGCTGCTGACGAAGTCGCGGGCCGTGGCGGAGGCGGCCGCGCCACCGTGGCTGATCGCCCAGCTCCGGGCCCGCCGCCGGGGTGAGCCCGTGTCCTCCCCGCGCCTGCGGACGGGCTGGGTGGCCTGGCGCGACGCCCGGCGTACCGTCGCCGCCGCCCGCGCGCAGTAGCCGGCGGGCCCGCACAGAGCACGATGGACAGGAGCGGGGCGGGCAGCGGCTCGGCGCGCTCGCCCCGAGCCGCTCCGTCACCGGATGGAGCCGCTGGAGGGCGCCCTGTCACCCAAGATCCACCCCGTCGAACCGATCCCGGATGTGCCACCTGTCACGTCTGGGGCCCGGCCGGAATCGGGGCGGGACGAGCGGGGTTCGCGCTGGTATGACGACGATCGGACTCATCGGCAGTGGAAACATCGGGAGCACCGTGGCGCAGCTCGCCGTGGCCGCCGGGTATGACGTGGTGCTGAGCAACTCCCGCGGGCCGGAGACCCTGGCGGGCCTCGTCGCGGAGCTGGGGCCGCGGGCGCGGGCCGGGACGGCGGCCGACGCTGCCGCGGCCGGGGACATCGTGGTGGTGACCGTGCCGCTGAAGGCCTATGCGGACGTGCCGGTCGAGCCGCTCGCGGGCAAGGTCGTGATCGACACGAACAACTACTACCCGGAGCGGGACGGGCAGATCGCCGCCCTGGACGAGGACACGAGCACCACCGGTGAGCTGCTCCAGCAGCACCTCGCGGACAGCAAGGTGGTGAAGGGCTTCAACAACATCTGGTTCGGGCACCTGGCCACCCTGGCCCGTCCGGCGGGTTCGGCGGAGCGGTCCGCACTGCCGATCGCCGGTGACGACGCGGCGGCGAAACTCGTGGTCACCGAGTTCCTCGACCGGATCGGCTACGACGCGGTGGACGTCGGGCCGCTCGCCGAGAACTGGCGGACCCAGCGGGACACCCCGGTCTACGTGACGCCGTACGGGCCGTACGGCGAGCCGGGGACCCCGGCAAGCGCGGCGACCGTCCGCGACGCGGTCGCGGCAGCGAAACGCTGACCCCGGCAAGCGCCGCGGCCATCCACGTGGCGGAGGCCAGAGGCTGACCCCGGCGGGGCTGGTCGTCACCCATGGCGACCAGCCCCGACGCCGTGCGACACTGGGCCGCCGAATCGCCCGCGCGGAGGCCCGAGATGCGAAAAAGCCTGGTCATCGCCGCCGCGGCCGTGGCCGGGATCGGCACGGCGGTCGCCGCCTCACGCGGCGGCGGGCCACAGCCCCGGCCACCGGCCCCGATGATCACGCCCGTCCCGGTCAGCGACGCCACCACCGGCGCGGTGACCCGTCCCGCCCTGTCCGCCTCGATCACCCCGGCACCGAGCACGCCCGGCGCCCGGCCGCACACGACGGCCCCGTCCGCCCGGCCGCGGGTCACCGCCACCCGGACCACCGGCCCGGTCGTCGCGCCACCGACCGACCTGCCACCGGCCCGTCCGCCGACGACCGGCAGGCCGCTGCACCCGACGGCGCCGATCAGCCCGCCCCCGCCCCCGACGGGCGGCGTCGAGGACGACGAGACCACGGATCACGGGGGTGCGGAGACGGCGAACGCCCGCGACCACCACGGCCACGGGCGCTCGGAGCACACGGCGTACGTCAGAAGTTGACCGGAACACCCACGGTCTTGCAGGCGGTGGTGAACGCCGTGCCCGCCTTCTCGAACTCGGGCGCCGCGGCCGCATCGACCGGGTCGGACGCCGCCGCGGCCTTGGCCGCCTCGTCCGAGATCTTCCGGGCCGCCGTCGCGACGGTGCTCTCCGGCGCCTGGTCGAGCGCCTGGTTCACCGCCTTGGTGAAGTCGTCGAGGATCTTCTTGGCGTCGGCCGGCTTGATGTCGCCGTTGTTCGCCTTCATGATCGTGAGCATCGCGGTCTTCATCGACTCGCCGGCCGTGTTGGTGGCCTCGCAGATCACCTTGTCGGCGTTCCCGCCGCCGGCCGGTGCGGGGATGGCCCCGTTCTGCGACGGGGTGTTGTCCGGCCGGGGCGCGTCGGACGGGGCCGAGGCGACGCTGCTGGCGGCGGGGGCGGTGGTGGGCGTGCTGCCCGCCTCGGTCTTGTCGTCGTCGGAGCAGGCGCTGAGGCTGAGCGCGGCGGCGGTGAACAGGACTGCGGCGGTAATCCGGGTACGCATCACGGCGGGTACGCTAGCCGATGCGAAAAGTGAGATCAACTCATCTTTCCCTCACCCGTCCGGCCTGAGCGGCAACTCTATACTTCCCTTCCTGTGAAGACCCTGTGCCGCACCGCCCTGCTCACCGCCCTCGCCACCCTGGCCCTGACCGGCTGCGACAGCGAGGAGAAGAAGACACCGGCCACGGCGAGCAAAGAGCCGGCGACGGCCAAGGTCGGCGCCGCCGGCAGCGGCTGCGAGCTGCCGGTCAGCTTCGGCATCGCCGACGGCTGGAAGCCCAAGCAGGTCACCGTCACGGCCGACGACCCGCTGGCCGCCCTGGCCAGGAAGGGCCCGTTCACGATGGCCTGCGAGATCGACGCCAAGCCGGCCGGCAACCTCGGCTTCCTCCGCGTCTGGACCGGCGAGCGGGCCGAGCTGAAGCCGGCCCTGACCGCGTTCATCGGCGACAAGGCGCAGGAGCCGGCGTTCACCGAGACGCCGATCGGCGGCAAGCCCGGCCTGACCGTCGACTACCAGCAGAAGAGCCAGCTCGACGGCACCCTGGAAAAGGAGTCGGCGTTCGTCGTCGACTCGGGCAAGGGCCTGGTGCTGGTCTCGCTGGACAGCTTCGACAGCGGCGAGCACACCGAAATGCTGCCCGCCTACGAGCTGGCGCAGAAGACGCTGGTCCTGAATTGAGGACGTTCTCCCGGCCCTCCGGATGGGCCGGGAGAACCCATTCAGGAACGGAAGTCGTCGTGCGTGATGTACTGCCCGGTCGGCGGCGTCACCGTGCTGCGATTCGCACCCGATTCCCAGATCACCGAACCGTCCGGATTCTTGACCAGGTATTTGAACTCGACCGCCGTGTTCGGCGGCAGGTTCACCGCCCCGGACCAGGTCGGATAGCCGTCCGCACCGAGCGGCACCGCCCGATTCGGGTCCCAGCCACCCAGCTCAGCGATGTTGCCGGCGACGAAGACGTTCTGTCCCCAGACGGTTTCGCGATGCACGTTGAAGGTGGCCGCGATCCGATTCACGGCTCCCGGGGCGAAGGTCACCCCGACGCTTTCGCTGACCACCGATTTCCCGTACGCGAAAGCCAGCCCCACCGTCCCGTCCGCGTTCTCCACCCCGATCGTGGCACTGTTCCCACCCGTGCGAGCCCCGGACAGATCCCGATAGCGATATGTCACCCGCCCGTCCGAGTGCAGGATCGCGCTGATCGACAGCCGCTGCGTCTCGTCCCCGAAGAACCGCACGTTGCGCCACTCGACCACGAACGTGTCCGCGTCCGCGGCGGTGTAGACGCCCGCCGCGTCGTCCACGTAGAGGTCGTCCCAGAACGGGTAGAGCGCGTTGTTCGGCACGGCCGTGTCCGGCAGATCCGTGTTGGCGTAGGAGTGCACCGCCTGATCAAAAGCGATCACGCCGTTCGTGCTCACCCAGGCGTGCCGGTACCCGGTCCCGTAGAACGGCACCGCGAACGGCAGCGTCACCTCGGCCGCCGCGTCGTCACCGGTCAGATCCACCCGGGTGGTTCCCGGCCGGTACGCCTCCTCGGCCGGGGTGCAGGCGTACCCGAAAGCGTCCCTGACCTGGCTCAGCGCGACATCGACCGTGACGTCCCCGCGGACCGTGAGTGATCGGGTCGCTCCGGTGGCGCAGCCACCCAGCGGATCCACCTTGAGCTGGTAATCCCCGTGCGGGGCAGCGAGCCGATAGGCGCCGTCGGCGCCCGTGGTGACCGAGACCGGCGTGCCCGCGAGCGCGACCGTCGCGCCCGCCGCCGGGTCGCCGCCGACGCTGACCACCCCGCTCACGATGCCGGACGCACTCGCCGTGAGCGCCGCGTCGGCCCGCACCGAGTCGCCCTCGCCGACCGTCACCGCGAGCTGGAAGCTGTCATAGCCGAAAGCGGTCACGCTCAGCTGATACCGGCCCGCCGGGAGGCGGCCGAACCGGTAGCCGCCGTCGGCCGCGCTGGAGGTGGTCCGGGTGGCCGGACCGGTGACGGTGACCGTCGCGCCGGCGAGCGCGCCACCGGCCCCGGTGACCGTGCCGGTGAGCGTCCCGGCCGGGCTGAGCGCCAGGCTGACCGCCGCGTACGCGTCGAGCCGCCCCTGCCCGAAGACGTTGTTGTCGGCGGCCGTCCCGCCGCACGAGGTGTCGTCGGCGTCGGTGGCGGTGACGTCGAGGATCTCCCGGGTGGCCGTCAGGTCCCGGCGCAGCGCGGGCACCGCCGCCCAGATCAGCGCGACGGTCGCCGCGGTGTGCGGGGAGGCCATCGACGTCCCGCTGTACGAGGCGTAGGCGTCGCCCGGCACGCTGGAGCGGACGTCGACGCCGGGCGCGGCCAGGTCCGGCTTGATCCCGCCGTCCTGCCCGGTGCCCCGGCTGGAGAACGAGGCGATCGCGCCGGTCACGTCGAACGCGCCGGACGAGTACACGTCGGTGTAGGAGCCGGGCGTGGTCGCGGTGGCGCAGCCCGGTCCGGAGTTGCCGTTGGAGAACGCCGGGAAGATGCCGGCCGCGGTCCAGGCGCGGACCACGTCGGAGTACCACGGGTCGAAGCCGGCCGCGCCGCCCCAGGAGTTGTTGACGATGTCCGGGGCCAGGTCGGGCCGGGGGTTCGCGCCGCTGAGATCGGTCGGCGCGACGATCCACTGACCGGCCGCGAGCAGCGCGGACGCGGAACAGGACTGCGACTCGCAGCCCTTCGCGGCGATCCACTTCGCGCCCGGGGCGACGCCGATGCCGTCCGCGCCGACCATCGTGCCCATGGTGTGCGTGCCGTGCCCGGCGTTGTCGCACGGCGCGGCGCCGGAGCAGACGTGCGACGGGTCGTACCAGTTGTAGTCGTGCCGGTAGGAACCGTCGGCCTGCCGCCCGCGGTAGGACGCGGCCAGCGCCGGGTGATCGAACTGGACGCCGGTGTCCACGTTGGCGATCACGATGCCCTGCCCGGTGTCGCCCTTCTCCGCCCAGACCCGGGGCGCGCCGATCCGGTCGATGTTCCACTCGTTGCCCTGCACCTCGGCCTGCGCGCTCCCGGCGGCCGGCTTCGGCAGCACGATCGGGGTGTCCGCGACGATCCCCTTCACGTCGGGGCGGGCGGCGATCTCCTTGCGCAGCGCGGCGGTTCCGGTGACCTTGATGGTGTCGGCGATCCAGAAGCTCTCGAACGGCACCTTGCGCTTGCCGAGCAGCTCCCGCAGCCCGGCCTGGTGGAGCCGCGCGCCGGTCTGCGCGGCCCGGACCACGGCCTGCCCCCGCGCGGCCTTGGTCTTCGCGCCGCTCGCGGCGCTGAAGTCGGTCTTCTCCCGCAACAGCACCCAGAAGGTGCTGGTGCCGGCGTCCGCCGCGGCGGCGGGCGCGGTCAGCGCCAGGGCCGCCATGACGGCCACGCCGACTCCGGCGATCCAGCGCCGGATTCCCTCGTGTGTCATTGACGGAACGCTATTGACGGCAACCATTCAACGCAAGCTCTTGCTGTTCTTGCATTGCGTTTCAGCCGCGTGACGACTCAGTAAAAGGCCAGTTCAAGACGGATTTCAGCACAAGATCAGATGCAAAGAGCGATTAGCGTACGCATGAAAGTCGCACGTTTCTTTCAAAGTCTTTCACGGGCGCGTAACAGCCTCGGGCTCCTTGAAACGAGTCAGCCGCGCCGCCGTCCGCTGCTTGAGCGCGAACGCCTGCTTCGCGGTGTCCCGGAGCGTGGCGATCAGCGGCGACCGCGACTGCCGCCCCCACGGGACCGGAACCTCGACGGTGCCGTACTTCTCCTTGTAGGAGTTCGAGCCGACGAAGTCGAACTCGGTCACCCCGCGCGCCCTGGCCCACCGCAGCGCGTGCCAGATCAGCGCCTCGTTCGGACGCAGGTGCTGGTGCTCGCGGTAACTCGCGCCGCCCCAGAAGTACATGGTCCGGTGGTACCAGGGCAGCACCGCGGTGGCGATGCACCGGCCGTCGCCGTCGCGAGCCCTCAGCAGAGTGATCCGGCCCGCCGGAGCGAGATGTCGGATCAACGACTTCACCCGTTCCACCGAATAGGTGGGAACCAGATTCTGCTTCGCGAAAACGTCCCGCAATTGATCGTAGAATTCGTCGGCGAATGCCGGATCCGGCTCCGCCTCCTCAATGATCACGCCGGACTTGGCGGCCTTCCGGATATTGCGCCGGCAGGCACTGGCCATCGCGCCGAACAGGGCGTCCTCGTCCGGGCTCAGGTCGATCACCGCGGTGGGCGCCGCGTCCCAGCGCAGGTCCAGGCCGGTCCAGTCGGCCTCGGTCGCGGCCCGGTCCCGCACCTCCAGGTGCGCACAGCCCAGCTGGTCGAAGGCGAACCCCGGCAACGCCCGCAGGGCAGCCCGCCGGGACACCCCTGGCTGGAGGTTGAATCCCTGGTAGGAGGTGGTCCAGCCGGCCATCGGACTGCCCAGGATGCGCAGGCCCCAGCGGCGGGTGAGCAGACCGGTGAAGTGGCCCACCGTGGCGCCGTCGTCGCTGACCGTGGCCAGCACCGGCTCGGCGCGCTGACACTCGGCCACGAACGCGAGCCACTCCGGAGTGTGGAAGATGAGGCGGTCCTGGTAGGTGGCTCGGTCGGCGGTGAGGGCGGCACTCGGCTCCACCCGTTGCAGTCGAAGCATCCGTTCGCCTCGCTCGAATAGGCGTAGAAGCCGGATGATGCCCGGCCGGACGGCCATTCCGCAAGGCCCGGAAGGACCATTCCTGAATTGACGTGAATGATCCTCGCGTTCGGGGTGACAATTGCTACTGCCGCTCACCGGTATCCATTTGTCAGGGTGATGGGAACCGACGAGCGGGAGGGTGCCGGTCGCATGGAGGCGCCGACGGCGATCAAACGACGTCTGAACGAACTAGGCCTGCGGACCCGCCTCCGGGCCAGGCCACGGACGCAGGGCCGGGTGCTCGCGCCGGCCGGGTTGTTCCGCCGCCTGCCCAGCGCGCCCGGGTTGTTCTTCCCCTTCTACCACGACGTGCTCGCGGAGTACGCCGGCGACCTGCGCCGCCACCTGCGCCGGATGAGCCGGATCGGGACCATGGTGAGCTGGGAGGAGGCCCTCGCGGTGCTGGCCGACGAGCGGCCGCTGACCGAGCCGACGTTCTGCCTCAACTTCGACGACGGTCACCTGAGCTGGCGTGACGTGGTCGTGCCGATGCTGCTGGAGCTGAAGCTGCCGGCCACCTTCTTCGTCACCACCGGACTGATCGGCCGGCCCGGGAACCTGAGCTGGGACGACGTCCGGGACATCCAGCGGGCCGGGTTCGCGATCGGCTCGCACACGGTGACCCATCACCGGCTGGCCGACCAGGACGACGACGAGGTGTGGCACGAGATCGCCGACTCCAAGGCGGAGCTGGAGGACGAGCTGGGGATCGAGATCCGGGACTTCGCCGCGCCGTACGGCTATCCCCGGGTGGACTTCACCGAGCGGGAGGTGCGGGCGGCCGAACGGGCCGGGTACCGCAGCTTCTCCTCGACGCTGCGCCCGGCCATGCACCCCGGCGACTCACCGATGGGGATCCACCGGCAGGGGCTGCACCCGGCCTGGCCGCTGATGGCAGTGCGGACCCGAGTCCATGACTGAGCCACGGATCTATCTCAGCCCACCCGACGTCACCGACGTCGAGCGGAAACTGCTGCTGGAGGCGTTCGACTCGAACTGGGTCGCGCCGGTCGGGCCGGACCTGGACGCCTTCGAGGCCAAGTGCGCCGAGCTCGTCGGCGTCCGGCACGCGGTGGCGCTCAGCAGCGGCACCGCCGCCCTGCACCTGGCGCTGATCGCGGCCGGGGTGCGCCGCGGCGACACCGTGCTGGTCCCGTCGTTCACCTTCGCGGCCACCGCCAACGCGGTGATGTACCTCGGCGCCCGCCCGGTCTTCCTGGACAGCACCCCGGAGAGCTGGAACGTCGACCCGCAGATCCTCGTCGACGAGCTGCGCGGCCGCTCGGTCCGCGGCCAGCTGCCGCGCGCCGTGATCACCGTCGACATGTACGGGCAGTGCGCCGACTACCAGCCCATCCTGGAGGCCTGCGACCGATACGGCGTCCCGCTGATCGAGGACGCCGCCGAGGCCCTGGGCGCGACCTACCGGGACCGCCCGGCCGGGTCGTTCGGGCTGGCCGGGGTGCTCTCGTTCAACGGCAACAAGATCGTCACCACCGGCGGCGGCGGGGTGCTGGTCACCGACGACGGCTCGGTCGCCGGTCAGGTCCGGCACCTGTCCACCCAGGCGCGCGAGCCGGTGGCGCACTACGAGCACCGCACGGTCGGCTACAACTACCGGCTCAGCAACCTGCTCGCCGCGGTCGGGCGGGGACAGTTGCAGCGGCTGCCGTCGATGATCGAGGCGCGCCGGGTGACCTTCGAGCATTACCGGGCGGCGCTCGGCGACCTGAGCGGGTTCGACTTCCTGCCGGTGGCGGGCTATGGCGTACCGAACTGGTGGCTGACCTGTCTGCTGGTCGACTCGCAGCGGACCCGCGATCTGATCGTGGCCGAGCTCGCGAAAGCCGACATCGAGGCGCGCCCCACCTGGAAGCCGATGCATCTGCAACCGGTGTACCGGGACTGCGTGATGCGCGGCGGCGCGGTCAGCGCCGACCTTTTCCACCGCGGGCTCTGCCTGCCCAGCGGTTCCGCCCTCACCGGGCACGACCGGGATCGGGTGGTGGCCGCCGTCCGGTCGGCCGTCCACGAGCAGGAAGGGTGACCGCGGATGCGCATCGTCTACATCCACCAGTACTACTGCAACCCGGGGATGGCCGGCGGCATCCGCTCCTACGAGCAGGCGAAGCGGCTGGTGGCACGCGGGCACACGGTCGACGTGATCACCACCGACATCACCCCGGGTGACCGGGAGCTGGGGTGGAAGATCACCCATGAGGACGGGATCACCGTCCACTGGTTCCGGATCCCCTACAACAACCACATGTCGTACGCCCGCCGGCTGCGCGCGTTCGCGGAGTTCATGGTGCTCGCCACCACCCGCGCGGCCCGGATGAGCGCGGACCTGGTCTTCGCCACCAGCACCCCGCTCACCGTCGCGGTACCCGGTGTACTCGCCGCTCGGCTGCGCCGGGTGCCGTTCGTCTTCGAGGTCCGTGACCTCTGGCCGGAGGTGCCGATCGAGATGGGCGCGCTGCGCAACCCGGTCACCCGGGGCCTGGCCGGCGCGCTGGCGACCTTCGCCTATCGCAACGCCGCCGAGGTGGTCGCCCTCTCCCCCGGGATGGCCGCCGGGGTGACCAGGCGCCGCCCCGGCACCCCGGTCACCGTGGTGCCGAACGCCGCCGACCTGGACCTCTTCCACGTCGACCCGGCGCAGGTCAAGCGGTTCCGCGGCGAACACCGCTGGCTCGGCGACCGGCCGCTGATCGTCTACACCGGCGCGCTGGGCGCGGTGAACGGGGTGGAGTACCTGATCCGCGCGGCCCGGCGGATGCGCGAGCTGGACCCGGAGATCCAGGTGCTGATCGTCGGGCACGGCAAGGAGTGGGAGAGCACCGGACGGCTCGCCGCCGAGCACGGCCTGCTCGACGCGACAGTCCGGATGTGGGAGAAGGTCCCCAAGTCCGAGCTGCCGGTGATCCTGGGCGCCGCGACCATGTCGACCAGCATGGTCCGGCCGATCCGCGGCCTCTGGGACAACTCGGCCAACAAGTTCTTCGACGCGCTCGCCGCGTCCCGGCCGATCGCCGTCAACTACGGCGGCTGGCAGGCCGACCTGATCACCGAGACCGGCGCCGGGCTGGTCCTCGACCCGTACGACGCGGACGCCGCCGGGGAGCTGATGGCCGACCGGGTGCGGGACGAGGACTGGCTGGTCAAGGCCCGGGCCGCGGCCCATCGCCTGGCCGTCGACGAGTTCTCCCGGGACCAGCTCTACGAACGCTTCGAGGCGGTACTGACCCGGGCGGCGGGCCGCCGAGCCGTGCTGACCCAGCAGTCCTGAC
Above is a genomic segment from Actinoplanes ianthinogenes containing:
- a CDS encoding polysaccharide deacetylase family protein produces the protein MEAPTAIKRRLNELGLRTRLRARPRTQGRVLAPAGLFRRLPSAPGLFFPFYHDVLAEYAGDLRRHLRRMSRIGTMVSWEEALAVLADERPLTEPTFCLNFDDGHLSWRDVVVPMLLELKLPATFFVTTGLIGRPGNLSWDDVRDIQRAGFAIGSHTVTHHRLADQDDDEVWHEIADSKAELEDELGIEIRDFAAPYGYPRVDFTEREVRAAERAGYRSFSSTLRPAMHPGDSPMGIHRQGLHPAWPLMAVRTRVHD
- a CDS encoding aminotransferase class I/II-fold pyridoxal phosphate-dependent enzyme, which gives rise to MTEPRIYLSPPDVTDVERKLLLEAFDSNWVAPVGPDLDAFEAKCAELVGVRHAVALSSGTAALHLALIAAGVRRGDTVLVPSFTFAATANAVMYLGARPVFLDSTPESWNVDPQILVDELRGRSVRGQLPRAVITVDMYGQCADYQPILEACDRYGVPLIEDAAEALGATYRDRPAGSFGLAGVLSFNGNKIVTTGGGGVLVTDDGSVAGQVRHLSTQAREPVAHYEHRTVGYNYRLSNLLAAVGRGQLQRLPSMIEARRVTFEHYRAALGDLSGFDFLPVAGYGVPNWWLTCLLVDSQRTRDLIVAELAKADIEARPTWKPMHLQPVYRDCVMRGGAVSADLFHRGLCLPSGSALTGHDRDRVVAAVRSAVHEQEG
- a CDS encoding glycosyltransferase family 4 protein produces the protein MRIVYIHQYYCNPGMAGGIRSYEQAKRLVARGHTVDVITTDITPGDRELGWKITHEDGITVHWFRIPYNNHMSYARRLRAFAEFMVLATTRAARMSADLVFATSTPLTVAVPGVLAARLRRVPFVFEVRDLWPEVPIEMGALRNPVTRGLAGALATFAYRNAAEVVALSPGMAAGVTRRRPGTPVTVVPNAADLDLFHVDPAQVKRFRGEHRWLGDRPLIVYTGALGAVNGVEYLIRAARRMRELDPEIQVLIVGHGKEWESTGRLAAEHGLLDATVRMWEKVPKSELPVILGAATMSTSMVRPIRGLWDNSANKFFDALAASRPIAVNYGGWQADLITETGAGLVLDPYDADAAGELMADRVRDEDWLVKARAAAHRLAVDEFSRDQLYERFEAVLTRAAGRRAVLTQQS